Proteins encoded in a region of the Manduca sexta isolate Smith_Timp_Sample1 chromosome 9, JHU_Msex_v1.0, whole genome shotgun sequence genome:
- the LOC115455662 gene encoding uncharacterized protein LOC115455662 yields the protein MLWLPSSVIVFYYTSVDDNKRLCHTIGCGKETENKLLLQIREAEQVSDFERILNTNAILCERSRRHVWRGCGAAHKPSASVVPRPRSAYSLYAVSQAYHYLFRQHEESLQPLIDEYRQATVDEQNACPPTSLLGNKWLENLQDLSEFYEDDQALRKEVETISDRIVTEEVAAADESNRVNRRNKLFNVNLAGLIGLTVQGEGCSPNRDDYGPSDVERAEIEEEWLAPIMSANSDDQHDSQGENVDGITQNLNSVKIDSDGKVPTITFSNCCDNYTKNDLPDNTDVAIHLAVPSIDIIDESRPPMM from the coding sequence GTCGACGACAACAAGAGACTGTGTCACACGATTGGCTGCGGGAAAGAGACGGAGAACAAACTGTTGTTGCAGATCAGGGAAGCCGAACAAGTGTCAGACTTTGAAAGGATTCTTAATACTAATGCAATACTGTGCGAGCGGAGCAGGCGTCACGTGTGGCGCGGCTGCGGCGCCGCTCACAAACCGTCAGCATCCGTGGTCCCGCGGCCCCGCTCCGCCTACTCGCTGTACGCCGTGAGCCAGGCCTACCACTACTTATTCCGGCAGCACGAGGAGTCCCTCCAGCCGCTTATCGACGAGTATCGCCAAGCGACTGTCGACGAGCAGAACGCGTGCCCTCCCACAAGCTTACTAGGTAACAAGTGGCTCGAGAACTTGCAAGACTTATCCGAATTTTACGAGGACGACCAAGCGTTAAGGAAGGAAGTAGAGACTATTTCTGATCGCATTGTTACTGAGGAAGTGGCCGCCGCGGACGAGAGCAACCGAGTAAACAGAAGAAATAAACTCTTCAATGTCAACTTGGCCGGTCTAATCGGCCTCACAGTTCAAGGGGAAGGCTGCTCCCCCAACCGCGATGATTACGGACCGTCTGATGTAGAAAGAGCAGAGATCGAGGAGGAATGGCTCGCACCGATTATGAGCGCAAACTCCGATGACCAACACGACTCACAAGGTGAAAACGTGGACGGCATTACGCAGAATCTGAACTCTGTCAAAATAGACAGTGATGGTAAAGTGCCGACAATAACCTTCAGCAATTGTTGcgacaattatacaaaaaacgaCCTGCCCGACAATACAGACGTAGCGATCCATTTGGCCGTGCCCTCCATTGATATTATTGACGAGTCCCGTCCACCAATGATGTGA
- the LOC115455640 gene encoding uncharacterized protein LOC115455640 has product MIALEAEQPMPAEERVPKAEPTTSQRTLTRSSAVSQKSVEIMVHPEGSNNPLHRSKLAPVRSSSETQSSGKKILNLRKTKNSSIESTMSLPNQKSLEKKHGGLRHQKAVGAHSDITLSTQTSITDDRKALREALYQGIFHRHRRTIFAVGSFLRMLRSKTSNYDSIRSDSDEI; this is encoded by the coding sequence ATGATTGCTTTAGAAGCGGAACAGCCTATGCCGGCAGAGGAACGGGTGCCGAAAGCGGAGCCGACTACCTCACAGCGAACACTGACTCGGTCGAGCGCAGTCAGCCAGAAATCCGTCGAGATAATGGTCCATCCTGAAGGGTCGAATAACCCACTGCACCGATCAAAACTGGCCCCCGTACGGTCATCATCGGAGACCCAGTCATCCGGAAAGAAAATACTTAACCTAAGAAAGACGAAGAACTCTTCAATAGAATCTACTATGAGCTTACCGAACCAGAAATCGCTGGAGAAGAAGCACGGGGGACTAAGGCATCAGAAGGCGGTTGGAGCCCACTCAGACATCACGCTGAGCACGCAAACATCAATAACCGACGACAGGAAGGCGCTGAGAGAGGCGCTGTACCAGGGTATTTTCCACCGGCACAGGAGGACAATATTCGCGGTCGGCTCCTTCCTCAGGATGTTGAGAAGCAAGACTTCGAACTACGATTCGATACGGTCGGACTCAGACGAAATATAG